A genomic segment from Drosophila miranda strain MSH22 chromosome 3, D.miranda_PacBio2.1, whole genome shotgun sequence encodes:
- the LOC108158847 gene encoding lysozyme isoform X2 codes for MKHFCLCLMPVLVLLLLGSERAEAKKYLRCELTRVLVENYNFDKTFLSNWICLVEHESNLDTSKITRKENDSKNYGLFQINSKDYCAEGRKGGQCNMKCEDFSNDDIGDDIACAKMIQEREGFKYWKRWDRFCRNPQNLPNLRVACNLRSLSPLRTPRSFFYISG; via the exons ATGAAACATTTTTGCCTGTGTCTGATGCCCGTGCTggtcctgctgctgttgggatCTGAGCGGGCGGAGGCCAAGAAGTATCTGCGCTGTGAACTCACCCGCGTGCTGGTGGAAAACTATAACTTTGACAAGACTTTTCTCTCCAATT GGATTTGCCTGGTGGAGCACGAGAGCAACCTGGACACCAGCAAGATAACGCGCAAGGAGAATGACAGCAAGAACTATGGCCTTTTCCAGATCAACAGCAAGGACTACTGCGCCGAGGGACGCAAAGGCGGGCAATGCAATATGAAATGTGAAG ATTTCTCCAACGACGATATTGGCGATGACATTGCCTGTGCCAAAATGATCCAGGAGCGCGAGGGCTTCAAGTACTGGAAGAGATGGGATCGCTTCTGTCGGAATCCTCAGAATCTGCCCAATCTGCGTGTGGCCTGCAATCTACGTAGCCTGTCGCCGCTGCGCACACCCCGCAGTTTCTTCTACATCTCAGGCTGA
- the LOC117188407 gene encoding lysozyme isoform X2: MANQMHKSGALVLVLNLLLLTQSETEAKLLTRCQLAKELLRHDFPRSYLSNWVCLVESESGRSTSKSMQLPNQSVSYGLFQINSKNWCRKGRRGGICNIKCEEFLNDEISDDSRCAMQIFNRHGFQAWPGWMSKCRGRTLPDVSRC, from the exons ATGGCCAATCAGATGCACAAGAGTGGTgccctggtcctggtcctcaATCTGTTGCTGCTGACGCAGTCGGAGACGGAGGCCAAGCTGCTGACACGCTGCCAGCTGGCCAAAGAGCTGTTGCGCCACGACTTTCCGAGGAGCTATCTGTCCAATT GGGTTTGCCTTGTGGAGTCAGAGAGCGGACGCAGCACGTCCAAGTCCATGCAGCTGCCCAACCAGAGCGTCAGCTATGGACTCTTTCAG ATCAACAGCAAAAACTGGTGTCGCAAAGGTCGTCGCGGTGGCATCTGCAACATCAAATGCGAAG AGTTCCTGAACGATGAGATCTCAGATGATTCACGCTGTGCCATGCAGATCTTCAATCGCCACGGCTTCCAGGCCTGGCCCGGTTGGATGAGCAAATGTCGTGGGCGCACGTTGCCCGACGTCTCCCGCTGCTAG
- the LOC117188407 gene encoding lysozyme isoform X1, with amino-acid sequence MANQMHKSGALVLVLNLLLLTQSETEAKLLTRCQLAKELLRHDFPRSYLSNWVCLVESESGRSTSKSMQLPNQSVSYGLFQINSKNWCRKGRRGGICNIKCEGESSAHARPDVESMREICITEFLNDEISDDSRCAMQIFNRHGFQAWPGWMSKCRGRTLPDVSRC; translated from the exons ATGGCCAATCAGATGCACAAGAGTGGTgccctggtcctggtcctcaATCTGTTGCTGCTGACGCAGTCGGAGACGGAGGCCAAGCTGCTGACACGCTGCCAGCTGGCCAAAGAGCTGTTGCGCCACGACTTTCCGAGGAGCTATCTGTCCAATT GGGTTTGCCTTGTGGAGTCAGAGAGCGGACGCAGCACGTCCAAGTCCATGCAGCTGCCCAACCAGAGCGTCAGCTATGGACTCTTTCAG ATCAACAGCAAAAACTGGTGTCGCAAAGGTCGTCGCGGTGGCATCTGCAACATCAAATGCGAAGGTGAGTCGTCCGCCCACGCGCGCCCAGACGTTGAGAGTATGAGAGAGATTTGTATTACAGAGTTCCTGAACGATGAGATCTCAGATGATTCACGCTGTGCCATGCAGATCTTCAATCGCCACGGCTTCCAGGCCTGGCCCGGTTGGATGAGCAAATGTCGTGGGCGCACGTTGCCCGACGTCTCCCGCTGCTAG
- the LOC108158847 gene encoding lysozyme isoform X1: MTEDGLAHRQLKMKHFCLCLMPVLVLLLLGSERAEAKKYLRCELTRVLVENYNFDKTFLSNWICLVEHESNLDTSKITRKENDSKNYGLFQINSKDYCAEGRKGGQCNMKCEDFSNDDIGDDIACAKMIQEREGFKYWKRWDRFCRNPQNLPNLRVACNLRSLSPLRTPRSFFYISG; this comes from the exons ATGACGGAAGACGGATTAGCACATCGACAG TTGAAGATGAAACATTTTTGCCTGTGTCTGATGCCCGTGCTggtcctgctgctgttgggatCTGAGCGGGCGGAGGCCAAGAAGTATCTGCGCTGTGAACTCACCCGCGTGCTGGTGGAAAACTATAACTTTGACAAGACTTTTCTCTCCAATT GGATTTGCCTGGTGGAGCACGAGAGCAACCTGGACACCAGCAAGATAACGCGCAAGGAGAATGACAGCAAGAACTATGGCCTTTTCCAGATCAACAGCAAGGACTACTGCGCCGAGGGACGCAAAGGCGGGCAATGCAATATGAAATGTGAAG ATTTCTCCAACGACGATATTGGCGATGACATTGCCTGTGCCAAAATGATCCAGGAGCGCGAGGGCTTCAAGTACTGGAAGAGATGGGATCGCTTCTGTCGGAATCCTCAGAATCTGCCCAATCTGCGTGTGGCCTGCAATCTACGTAGCCTGTCGCCGCTGCGCACACCCCGCAGTTTCTTCTACATCTCAGGCTGA